The sequence below is a genomic window from bacterium.
ACTTAAAAACAATCACATCCCCTTGTTTGGGTTCACGCACAGCCGGAAACTGATACTGCGCCAAATCTATGTCGGTAAAAATTAAGGGTATTGTCGCAGGTGTCTTTACACCGTAAATACACTTATTAACTAAAATGAGATCGCCGACGAGCAGGGTATCCTCCATACTGCCGGTCGGTATTTTAAAAGCTTGAACAAAGAAAAGTCGAACGATGATCGCAATTAAAACCGAAACGAAAGCAATCTGGAAAAGCTCGGTTGTTTTATTATGATTATCTGACAATGGTTTTTCCGCAACGTTAGATTCTTCCGCTGTAGATACGTCGGATGGCGATGTAATGTCCATATGTCCGGTCGGTTCTTGCATTTTTTTAGCGAATAATCGTTCCGATACGATGCCATTTGACAGAGAAAAAATTGAACATCATAAGTACCTTCATCGGGATGGACGATTGTTTAGCGGCATCCGTATTGGACCAATAAACCAGCATGCCTTGACCTGCAATGTGACTACGTGGCACCGGCCCCCAATAGCGGCTATCCAAACTGTTATCGCGATTGTCACCCATCATAAAAAAATAATCCTGACCGACCGTATAAAGAGTTGACTTAACGCCATCAACAGTCCATTCCCCGCCGCGCATCTCAAGTTTTTTTCCGTCCCGTAATGAAAGATACCGGACCAATTCATAATTTGTCAGATTCAGTTCAATTTGGTCACCTTTTTTTGGAACGCGGAACGGGCCAAAATTATCTCCGCTACCCATGTGGCGCGGAAAAACTTGCCCTTCGGAACGCTCGTAAGGATCAAAGTGAACACCCGGTAGGTCAAACTTTACAGATAATGCCTCACTATCAACAAACAAAACTTTGTTTCGCACATACAAAGTTTGACCGGGCGCCGCTACACAACGCTTGATATAATCCAATCCGTTCTGACTCGGCATCATTTCAGGGTGGGGGAAACGAAAAACTACGACATCACCTTGTTGCGGTTCTTTAAATGCAGGAAGTTGAAACTGTGGCAATTTAATATCCGTGAAGGGAATATTTTCCGGTGATTTGGCGCCGTAAATGAATTTATTAGCAAAAATAAAATCCCCGGGCAAGAGTGACACTTCCATCGAACCCGTTGGAATGGTAAAGTTTTGCACAACAAAAGTGATCGTGATATAATAAACGCATAGCGCCCAAGCAAACGATTTGACATTTTCCACAAGTCGCTCAGTAAAGGTCATTTCTTTTAGGGGTTTTCCGGGCACCGGATTGTTTTTTTTAGGCTCTTCTTTTTTTCCGAAAAAGGACATGCTACTTTTGCACTTTCAGTTTTTCTTTAATTCGTTGTTCTATAAAAGCCGGGACAAAACTTGATAAATCACCGCCGTATTGCGCGACCTCTTTTACAATAGTCGAATTCAGATACGCATATTTTTCGCCGGGCATAAGAAACATCGTAACTATTTGCGAATTGAGGCGGCGGTTCACGTGCTCCATTTGCAGCTCATATTCAAAATCCGAAATCACTCGAAGCCCTCGTATAAGCACGTGCACCTGACGACTGACCGCGAAGTCAACGATCAATCCTTCCGATGGCTCGCAGCGCACATTGGCTATATCTTTTGTAGCCTCAGTTATCATCGCTACGCGTTCTTCCGGTGAAAACAACGGCTTCTTTTTTGAATTATTGGCAACCGCGACAATAATCTCGTCAAATAATGTCGCTGCTCTTGCGATCACATCAAGATGCCCCAACGTGAGAGGATCAAATGTCCCCGGATAAATCGCACGTCTCATAGTTCATTCGCCTTATTCATTAAAAAACTCACGGCACTTTCGCCCCAGGTTTTTTGCTTATGCATCGTTAACCCATGCGCAGGCAACCACTCATTTTCAATTTCTTCCGGCGATGTTTCGATTACTAAAACGCCTCCGGGATTTAACCATTTTCCGGCGTCAATTTTTTTTGCAATCATGGCCCCGGTTCGCATCGCATACGGGGGATCAGCAAAAATAA
It includes:
- the coaD gene encoding pantetheine-phosphate adenylyltransferase, giving the protein MRRAIYPGTFDPLTLGHLDVIARAATLFDEIIVAVANNSKKKPLFSPEERVAMITEATKDIANVRCEPSEGLIVDFAVSRQVHVLIRGLRVISDFEYELQMEHVNRRLNSQIVTMFLMPGEKYAYLNSTIVKEVAQYGGDLSSFVPAFIEQRIKEKLKVQK
- the lepB gene encoding signal peptidase I, with translation MSFFGKKEEPKKNNPVPGKPLKEMTFTERLVENVKSFAWALCVYYITITFVVQNFTIPTGSMEVSLLPGDFIFANKFIYGAKSPENIPFTDIKLPQFQLPAFKEPQQGDVVVFRFPHPEMMPSQNGLDYIKRCVAAPGQTLYVRNKVLFVDSEALSVKFDLPGVHFDPYERSEGQVFPRHMGSGDNFGPFRVPKKGDQIELNLTNYELVRYLSLRDGKKLEMRGGEWTVDGVKSTLYTVGQDYFFMMGDNRDNSLDSRYWGPVPRSHIAGQGMLVYWSNTDAAKQSSIPMKVLMMFNFFSVKWHRIGTIIR